GTGCAACGCCTCGATCTCGATCGGGTCACCGAGCACCGTGCCCGTGCCGTGTCCCTCCACCAGGTCCACCTGATCCGGGCGCACCTGCGCGTCCGCCAAGGCCGCCTGAATCACCTTCTGCTGGGCCACGCCGCTGGGCGCGGTCAAACCATTGGACGCCCCGTCGGAGTTCACCGCGGACCCGCGGATCACCGCGAGCACCGGGTGGCCGTGGCGCTCGGCATCCGAGAGCCGCTCGACGACGACCATGCCGATGCCCTCCCCCCAGCCGGTGCCGTCCGCGCCCGCCGCGAACGCCTTGCAGCGGCCGTCCGCGGCGAGCGCGCGTTGCCGGGAGAAGGTCGCGAAGGCGAAAGGTGTAGCCATCACGGTGACACCGCCGACCAGAGCCAGCGAAATCTGACCCGCCCGCAACGACTGGATCGCCTGGTGCAACGCCACCAACGACGACGAGCAGGCGGTGTCGACGGTGACTGCGGGTCCGTGCAGCCCGAGGAAGTACGCGACCCGCCCCGAGGCCATGGCCGCGACATTGCCGTTCATGAAATACGCTTCGGCGCCGTCCATCGCCGCCGGCGAGCCGAATCCGTAACCCTGACCGGTCATTCCGACGAAGACGCCGGTGTCGCTGCCGCGCAACGACACCGGGTCGATCCGGGCGCGTTCGACCGCCTCCCAGGCCACTTCGAGCACCAGCCGCTGCTGCGGGTCCATCGCCAACGCCTCGCGCGGGCTGACACCGAAGAACCCGGCGTCGAATTCACCGGCACGATCCAGGAAAGCACCGTGGCGGACCGTGGAGGTGGCGAAGTTGTCCGGGTCCGCGTCGAAGAGCGCGTCGAGATCCCAGCCCCGATCGGCCGGGAACTCCGAGACCAGATCCTCGGCCCCGATCACGCTGTCCCACAGTTGTTCCGGCGTGCGCACCCCGGCCGGGAACCGGCACGCCATCCCCGCGATCGCGATCGGCTCCCCGATCCTGGCCCGCAGTTCACGCAGCTGCCGCTGAGTCTCGTGCAGTTCCCGGGCCGCCTTCTTCAGGTATCGGCGTAGTTCAGCTTCGTCGGCCATCGGTCATCCTCATTTCTCGGTCCCGACACACAAGCCGATCTCCAGCTTTTCGCCCACGCTTCTACCCTTACTCAGACGGAGGAGAGGCCAAGAGTTTCGAGCGTTGTTCCAGCGCCACCCGCCCATGGACAATAGGAAAGCTAGCACTCGCTCAGACAACCCGGCAATACCGATCGTCATTTTCGGCACCGGCGATGAACCACTACCAGAGTGCTGTCCAATGCGAATTGCACTCGAACTCCAGCGCGGACAACGATCCTACTTCCTTACGGACCAGACAGAGCGATCAATCAACGAATCCGCCGCCGTTGCATAGTGCCCGACCACTCGCGCCCATCCCGGCCCGCGCTCGAAACACTCGACAATGCTGCGACTTTGCGCATCGGTAGCCGGCCGATCCACTAACGACCTCAGCCGCCCTCACTCATAATTCGGTACGCGTCCAAAATCCATCCTGCAAGTCGCCGTTCCCGAATAGGCCCGCACACCCCCGCACCACAAAATCGCGTACACCACCACCCCCCGGCCAGGTTGAAATAATGACCGATTCCTAAATTTTGTTCAGCGAGTTGACGTTTCCGATTACCGATAAATTATGCCGTCGCGCCCACGGCGCCACACATTCCCGCGAAATAGCACACAGCACGGCCGCATGTCGATGTGAAACACCTCATGACATCGCCGAGTGCACAACCCTCGATCCGAAAGCCGGGAACAGCTGGAATAGTGTTCATGACGATCGGAACCCGGCAGGTGCTGGTAGGCACGACAGCACTGACGCTGGACGACGTGGTCGCGGTGGCGCGCCACGGCGTCCCGGTGGAACTCGATCCGGCTGCGCTGCAACGCTTGACCGAGATCCGCCGACAAGTCGATGAACTGGCCCACGGCACGCGACCGGTCTACGGTGTCACCACCGGCTTCGGAGCGCTGGAGCGGCAGCACATTCCGCCGGAGCGGCGCACCGAGCTACAGCGCTCGTTGATCCGCTCGCATGCCGCAGGGGCGGGCGCACCGGTAGAACCGGAAGTGGTTCGGGCGATGATGCTGCTGCGGCTGCGCACCCTCATGTCCGGTCGCACCGGCGTCCGTCCCGCGACGGCGGTGGCGCTGGCCGCGCTGCTGGACAGCGGACTGATTCCCGTTGTGCCGGAACATGGTTCGCTGGGCGCCTCCGGCGACCTCGCGCCGCTGGCCGCCGTCGCGCTCGCGCTGATGGGCGAGGGATCCGCGCTGAACGCCGACGGCGCGCGGGTCGGGTTCGCCGGGGAACGGCCGATGTCGCAGGCGCTCAGGGACTACGGGCTCACCCCGATCACCCTCGAGGCGAAGGAGGGACTCGCGCTCACCAACGGCACGGACGGCATGCTCGGCATGCTGGTGCTCGCGATCACCGACCTGCACGGGCTCTTCGATCTCGCCGACCTCACCGCCGCCATGAGCGTGGAAGCGTTGCTCGGCACCGACCGGGTCTTCGCGGCCGACCTGCACGCGCTGCGGCCGCACCCCGGCCAGGCGGTCTCGGCCGCCCGCATCCATGCCGCCCTGGCGGGGTCGCAGATCGTGGCGAGCCACCGCGGCGAAGACTGCCCTTACGTACAGGACGCGTACTCGTTGCGTTGCGCGCCACAGGTGCACGGCGCGGCACGGGACACGCTGACGCACGCGGAAGGCGTCGCCGAACGCGAATTGCGTTCGGCGATCGACAATCCCGTGATCCTGGCCGACGGACGGGTGGAGTCGAACGGCAATTTCCACGGCGCACCCGTCGCCTATGTAGCGGACTTCCTGGCCATCGCGGTCGCGGACGTCGCGAGCATTGCCGAGCGGCGCACCGATCGCCTGCTCGACCCGCAGCGCTCCCGCGGCCTACCGGCCTTCCTGGCCGCCGACCCCGGGGTCGACTCCGGCTACATGATCGCCCAGTACACGCAGGCCGGCGTGGTGTCGGAGCTGAAGCGCTGTGCCGCACCGGCGTCGGTCGACTCCATCCCCACCAGCGCTATGCAGGAGGATCACGTGTCGATGGGCTGGGCCGCCGCGCGCAAACTCCGCCGCGCGGTCGACGGACTCAGCACGGTGCTCGCCATCGAATTGCTCACCGCCGCACGTGCTCTCGACTTCCGCGCGCCGTTGCGCCCGGCCCCGGCCACGGCCGCCGCCCGAGACCTGTTGCGCGAGTACGTCCCCGGCCCCGGACCCGATCGCCACCTCGCACCCGAGATCGCGGTGGTCACCGACCTGATCCGCTCGGGCGCGATCGATTTAGGCGTCGCATACGACAAGCCGCCCGACGGAGCGTAGCCAGGGCGGCCTTGTCCGGCGAGCCTCGCGGCACGGCGATACTGCCTTACTCACCTCTGCCCGCCGAGGCCGGCGCCCCAGGTGCGATGCCTGGGGCCGCCTTATTCGAAACCCCAGGCTAGCCCCCTGGACGCGCGGCAACCCGCACCACGGGCCTGCACCGGTCGATCGGCCTACGACCGACCGTTCCCGGCCGCGAGGTCGAGGAGCATTTTCGCGGCGACCGTGGCACCGTCGCCGCGGACGTCCCGGGCGACGGATTCGGCGCGGGTGCGGGTGTCGGAGGTCAGGGCCGTGGCGAGGGCGGCGGACAGGGAGTCGACGGTCGGAGTCGAACCCTGATGTGCCGCACCGATTCCCAGCTCGGCTATCCGGGCGGCCCAGAACGGCTGGTCGGCGATGTGCGGCACGATCACCTGGGGCGCGCCCGCGCGGGCCGCCGTCGTGGTGGTCCCCGCGCCGCCGTGGTGCACCACAGCCGCCACCCGAGGAAACAGGGCTTGCTGATTGACGTCGCCGACGACGAAGCAATCGGCGGCATCGTCGATCGGCGCGAGCCGCGCCCAGCCTCTGGCCAGCAGGACTCGGCGCCCCTGCGCGCGGACCGCCTCGATACCGACCCGGGCGATATCCGTCGCGGTGTAGGACGCCATGCTGCCGAAACCCACATACACCGGCGGCGCACCGGCATTCAGGAAAGCTTCCAGGTCGTCCGGGAGCGGGCGGTGGTCCGGCAGGATCCACGCACCGGTCTGCACCACGTCGAGGTCGGTTTTTCCGGCGGCCGGGCACAGCGTCTCGTCGGCCGCGAGCCACGGCCGGTCGGTGAACACGTAGTCGCGGACGTTGTCGACCGGCGGCAGGCCGATGGCCGCCCGGCGTGTGTTGAGCGCGTCGCCGTACAGGGCATTCACCCGCTCGGCATCCTGCCGCCACAGCACCCGGTTGTCGGTCTCTCCGTCCGGCGACGGCGTACCCGGCCGCCGCCCCGGCGGGAAGTGCTGCGACGGCAGGCCGAGGGTATGGAAGCACGCGAGAACATAAGGCATGCCGAGCTTTTCGGCCACGTCGCGGGCACCCGCGGGCATCAGACCGGTCGCCAGCAACGCGTCGCAGCCCGCACCGGCCGTCATCAGTGTCTCGAATCGGGCGGCGACCAACGCGGGCGCGAGCTGGAACGCGTCCTGTGCGGTCGGCGGTTTCGGGTTGGCGACGATCGAGTGCACCGTCGGGCCGAGCGGCACCAGCGGCACACCCGCGCGTTCCAGCAGTCGGACGAACTCGTCGTCCGGCGGCGCGCACACCCGTGCCTGCGCGCCCAGTTCTCGCAACGCGACCGCCAGCCCGGCCAGCGGTTCGACATCCCCGCGCGATCCCCACGTCGTCAACAGCACACGCACTTCGCAATACCCCATTTCCGCAGGTTGTGAGTTCCGGTCGGCTATTCTGCGGCACCACCCGGGCCTTGCCGCAAGCCCCCCGGTGCGATATATGTTGAAGAGGGAGGGGTCGGACGTCTGCGCCATCGGCGCACGAGCTAGCGAACCAGCGGTAGGAAGATCGTGTCGACGATCTCCTCGATCACCTCGGGCGCGACCGGTCGCAGCGTCATCATCGTCTCGGCGCGGAGCAGGTCGAAGGGTAATGCCGCGATGCGCGGCGTGAGCTTGGCGGGATCGAGTTCGCCCCGCTCGATCGCCCGCTGCATGATCTCGTCGCGTCCCGAGCGGCGACCGGCGACGATCATGTCGCGCAGGTCGGCGAAGCTGGTCTCGGTCTCGGCGAAGTAGCCCGCGAGCAGCAGGCTCAGCTGGGCCAGAAACGGCCCCTGCTTCTCACTCGCCGCGGTGAGCGTGGCGATCAGATCACCGCGCAGTGACCCGGTGTCCGCCGGATCGATCAGCGCAATCACGTTGCGGCGCACCACCGCCGCCTCGACCAGCTGTTGTTTGTCGGCCCAGCGCCGATACAGCACCGGCTTGCTGGTGCCAGCTCGCCGGGCGACGGCATCGATGGTCAGGTTCGCGTAACCCCGCTCACTCAGCTCCGCCCATGCCGCCTCGAGGATGGCCGCCTCGAGCGCTTCGCCGCGCCGTCGTAACACCGCACTCCTTAGATCCTTTGACGTTTCTTATCGGGTAGCCTACTCTCGCAATTAAGAAACTTGATCGTATCTTATTTGCCTGCGCGTCGCTCTGACGCGCACCCGTACCAAGGAGTCCCTGATGCACCGGAGCGTGTCCGGAAGTACCGGCACCGGATTGCACTCGAGCTGGAACGCGCAGCTCATCGGCTTGGTGGCGGTACTGGCCCTGGTGAACTTCGTGGTCGATTCGGCCATCACCGCGCCGCTGCTCGTCCTGCCGGAGATGCTCGACCACTTCGATACCCACCAGGCGGCGTGGCTCAACGCCACCGCGATGCTGGCCGGCGTGATGTGGGCGCCGCTGCTCGGCAAGAGCGCCGATATCTACGGCAAACGCACCGTCCTCGTGCTGACGCTGCTCGTCAGCGGCGTGGGGGCGCTCGTGTGCGCCGTAGCCCCCACCATCTGGATCTTCGTACCGGGACGCATGCTGCAAGGGGCGTCGCTGGCGGCCGTGTTCCTCTCCGTCGCGATCGTTCGCAGCGTCTGCGCGCCCCGGATCGGAATGATCATCGTGGGGATCGTGACCTCCGGGTCGGCGGTGCTCAACATCGCGTCCCGGTTCCTCCTCGAGCAACTGGCCGTGCGGTACGGCTTCCAAATCCTGTTCCTGGTCTCAGCTTTCGTCGCGGTGGCGATGGCGATCTTCGTGCGCGGCAGCGTGCCCGAATCCCTGGTCAAGACGCCCGGCAGGATCGACGTCGGCGGCGCGCTGCTGCTCGGCGGCGGTCTCGCCGCGGTGCTCAGCTACATCAGCCTCGGCTCGGATCTCGGCTGGCTGGCCGCCGGTCCGCTGGCACTGCTCCTCGGCGGCGTCGCGGCGCTGGCCCGCTGGTTCCTGGTCGCGAATCGAAAGCCCGATCCCCTCATCGACATCCGGGATCTCAACGGCCCCTTGGTGCTCACGCTGCTCGTCGTCTTCCTCGGCGCCGGTTCGTATCAGAGCATGCTGCAGCTCATCCCGCTCATCGGTGACGTCTCGGCGGATCAGCACCTCGGGTACGGACTGGCCGACCAGGGATCCGTCGCGCTGTTGCTCGCGGCGCCGGGACTCGGCGTGATGCTCGGTGGTCCGGGCGCCGGCTGGCTTGCGGCGCGCATCGGGCCGGCGTCGACCTTGGCCGGAGCCATCGTGCTCGGCACGGTGGTGACCGTCGGAATGTTCCTCGGCGCTTCACAATTGGCGGCCGCACTGTGCTTCGCCTTCCTGCTGGGCGTGACGGTGGGCGCGCTCGGGACGGCCGGGTTCAACATGGCGGGCAGTTTGGCCCCGGCCGAGCGGCAGGGCATCGTCTCCAGCCTGGTCATGGTCATGGTTTCGATCGGGTCGGTGGTGCTGAATTTCGTGGGCGCGGCCGTACTCGACTCGACCACCGTCGTCGTCGACGGCGCGACGGTGAATTCGGCCACCGGCGTATTCGGCTGCATCGCAATCGCTTCCGGCGCGTTCGTGTTCGCCGCCGTGCTGTCTGTCGTCCTCGCCCGCAACACCCGCCGCGGCCTCGTGTGACCGTCTCGATTCAGGAGTTGAGCATGAACTGTAAGACCGCATCGAAGCCGTCGGTCCTGGTGTCCGGGGCGAGCATCGCCGGTCCTGCCGTCGCGTTCTGGCTGCACCGCCACGGGTTCACGGTGACCGTGGTGGAGAAGTCGGCCGGCGTACGCAGCGGCGGATACCCGATCGACGTGCGGGGCACCGCGGTGGAGGTCGCGCGCCGGATGGGCATCCTGACGCAGCTGCAGCGGGCGCATATCGAGTCACGCCGGTTGACCTTCCGCAACGCCGACGGCACCACCGCGGCGGTGGTGCACCCGCAAACGGTGGTCGGCGGAGTCGAGGGGCATGACCTCGAGGTATCGCGCGGAGATCTGTCGAAAGCCTTGTACGCGAACGTCCGTGACGATGTGGAGTTCGTGTTCGACGACTCCGTCGCCGCGCTCACCGAACAGCGGCACGGCGTCGACGTCACCTTCCGCAGCGGCGTCCAGCGCAGTTTCGACCTGGTCTTGGGCGCCGACGGATTGCATTCGCGGATCAGGGAACTCGTGTTCGGTCCCGCGGAACAGTTCCACCGCTACCTGGGCTACTGCTTCGCCATCTTCACCATGCCCAACACCTACGGGCTCTCGCACGAGGCGGTCATCTGGAACACACCGGGGCGAGGCGCTGCGCTCTACGCGGTCGAGGACAGCAACGAACTGCACGCCTTCCTCAATTTCGCGCACCCGATACCGCCGTACGCGGTCCTGCGCGACCCCGCGGCGCAAAGTGAGCTCGTCACAGCCACTTTCGCGAACGACGGATGGGAAGTCCCGGCCATGGTCGCGGCTTTGCGCGACGCACCCGATGCGTTCTTCGACACGGTGAGCCAGGTCCGCATGCCCCGGTGGACCCGCGGGCGATACGCGTTGCTCGGCGATGCCGCGCACGCTCCGTCGTTCCTGACCGGGCAAGGCTCCAGCCTCGCTCTCGTCGGCGCGTACATGCTCGCGCACGCGCTGGCCACCCACCGGGACCACACCGCGGCTTTCGCCGCCTACGAGCGCGGCCTCCGTGGCTTCGTGGAACAGAACCAGGCCCTGGTCGGCGCGGGCGACGCCGCCCTCTTCCCCACCACCGCCGAAGCTCTGGCGAAACGCAACGCCAGACTCCGCAGCCTCACCACCTTGCCCCCGCACACCGGCCGCCCCGCGCATACCGCTCTGACCTTGCCCGACCCCCTGCCCGTTGCGAACCGAAACGGCTGTGGCTCATGACATTTCCGCGTGTTCGTCGATGTCGAAGCCCAAGCGGACATCGTGGTCGACCTGGCTGCCGGTGATGGTGACCCGGCCGGTCACCAGGGGGTAGCCGCGGGCCTCGACGGTGTACTCGCCCTCTGGCAGGTCGGCCACCGCGTAGCGGCCGTCCTCGTCGGTGTGCGCGGTGCCTACGATCGTGCCGGACCAGTCGAGCACGGTGATCCTGGCGTCGTGAACCGCGCGGCCGCCCGCGCGCACCGTGCCCCACAGCATCGCCATGGGCGCGAGTTCGACGTCGAAACGCAAACGGCCACTGTCGGGTACGGTCAGCGTCGTCGCGGTGGGCCGCATCCGCGCGGCGACCGCCACCAGCGTATAGGTTCCGGCCAGCACGCCCTTGCAGGCGTAGCCGCCGTCCGCCGCGCTCACCGCTACCCCGACCACCTCGCCGCGCAGGTCGGTCACGGTGATCGTGGCCTCCGCCACCGGCTCGCGGGCTGCGGTGCGCACCACACCGGACAGCTCGCCGGATCCCTGCAGGGTCACGTCGACGTGGTGTGCGCCTCCTTCGGCGACAGTGACGTTCACCGCGGCCGGTTGATGCCGGTTCGCGGAGACGATCAGGACATAGCCGCCCGGCGTGGGCGGCTCGATCGCGTAGTTGCCGTCATCGTCCGCTGCCGCCCGCGAAACCTGTTGTCCACGTTGGTCGATCAAAGTCAGCGCCGCGTCCGGCACCGGATAGCCGTCGTCGCGGCACACCCGCCCGAAGATCGACCTGCCGTTGGATGCGACGAACTGTGCACCTTCCACGTCCGGCAACTGCTGCAACGCAACGGTATCCACGGCCGCGTCGAGCGCCGGAGCCGGTTCGCCCCCGACCGGCTCGGGCTCGGCCGCACCGAACCGCTTGCGCTGCAACGCGCGCAGCTTCGCGCCTTCGACATCGATGTCCGGCAGGATGCGGTCGAGCCACTTCGGCATCCACCACGACGCTCTGCCCATGATCGCCAGCAGGGCCGGCACCAGCACCATGCGCACCACGAAGGCATCGATGGCCACGCCGGCCGCCAGCGCGAACCCCATGGACTTCGCGGTCACGTCCTTTTCCAGCAGGAAGGAACCGAACACCGAGATCATGATGATCGCCGCCGAGG
This genomic stretch from Nocardia brasiliensis ATCC 700358 harbors:
- the hutH gene encoding histidine ammonia-lyase, with product MTIGTRQVLVGTTALTLDDVVAVARHGVPVELDPAALQRLTEIRRQVDELAHGTRPVYGVTTGFGALERQHIPPERRTELQRSLIRSHAAGAGAPVEPEVVRAMMLLRLRTLMSGRTGVRPATAVALAALLDSGLIPVVPEHGSLGASGDLAPLAAVALALMGEGSALNADGARVGFAGERPMSQALRDYGLTPITLEAKEGLALTNGTDGMLGMLVLAITDLHGLFDLADLTAAMSVEALLGTDRVFAADLHALRPHPGQAVSAARIHAALAGSQIVASHRGEDCPYVQDAYSLRCAPQVHGAARDTLTHAEGVAERELRSAIDNPVILADGRVESNGNFHGAPVAYVADFLAIAVADVASIAERRTDRLLDPQRSRGLPAFLAADPGVDSGYMIAQYTQAGVVSELKRCAAPASVDSIPTSAMQEDHVSMGWAAARKLRRAVDGLSTVLAIELLTAARALDFRAPLRPAPATAAARDLLREYVPGPGPDRHLAPEIAVVTDLIRSGAIDLGVAYDKPPDGA
- a CDS encoding glycosyltransferase; the protein is MGYCEVRVLLTTWGSRGDVEPLAGLAVALRELGAQARVCAPPDDEFVRLLERAGVPLVPLGPTVHSIVANPKPPTAQDAFQLAPALVAARFETLMTAGAGCDALLATGLMPAGARDVAEKLGMPYVLACFHTLGLPSQHFPPGRRPGTPSPDGETDNRVLWRQDAERVNALYGDALNTRRAAIGLPPVDNVRDYVFTDRPWLAADETLCPAAGKTDLDVVQTGAWILPDHRPLPDDLEAFLNAGAPPVYVGFGSMASYTATDIARVGIEAVRAQGRRVLLARGWARLAPIDDAADCFVVGDVNQQALFPRVAAVVHHGGAGTTTTAARAGAPQVIVPHIADQPFWAARIAELGIGAAHQGSTPTVDSLSAALATALTSDTRTRAESVARDVRGDGATVAAKMLLDLAAGNGRS
- a CDS encoding TetR/AcrR family transcriptional regulator, yielding MLRRRGEALEAAILEAAWAELSERGYANLTIDAVARRAGTSKPVLYRRWADKQQLVEAAVVRRNVIALIDPADTGSLRGDLIATLTAASEKQGPFLAQLSLLLAGYFAETETSFADLRDMIVAGRRSGRDEIMQRAIERGELDPAKLTPRIAALPFDLLRAETMMTLRPVAPEVIEEIVDTIFLPLVR
- a CDS encoding MFS transporter, with the protein product MHRSVSGSTGTGLHSSWNAQLIGLVAVLALVNFVVDSAITAPLLVLPEMLDHFDTHQAAWLNATAMLAGVMWAPLLGKSADIYGKRTVLVLTLLVSGVGALVCAVAPTIWIFVPGRMLQGASLAAVFLSVAIVRSVCAPRIGMIIVGIVTSGSAVLNIASRFLLEQLAVRYGFQILFLVSAFVAVAMAIFVRGSVPESLVKTPGRIDVGGALLLGGGLAAVLSYISLGSDLGWLAAGPLALLLGGVAALARWFLVANRKPDPLIDIRDLNGPLVLTLLVVFLGAGSYQSMLQLIPLIGDVSADQHLGYGLADQGSVALLLAAPGLGVMLGGPGAGWLAARIGPASTLAGAIVLGTVVTVGMFLGASQLAAALCFAFLLGVTVGALGTAGFNMAGSLAPAERQGIVSSLVMVMVSIGSVVLNFVGAAVLDSTTVVVDGATVNSATGVFGCIAIASGAFVFAAVLSVVLARNTRRGLV
- a CDS encoding FAD-dependent monooxygenase translates to MNCKTASKPSVLVSGASIAGPAVAFWLHRHGFTVTVVEKSAGVRSGGYPIDVRGTAVEVARRMGILTQLQRAHIESRRLTFRNADGTTAAVVHPQTVVGGVEGHDLEVSRGDLSKALYANVRDDVEFVFDDSVAALTEQRHGVDVTFRSGVQRSFDLVLGADGLHSRIRELVFGPAEQFHRYLGYCFAIFTMPNTYGLSHEAVIWNTPGRGAALYAVEDSNELHAFLNFAHPIPPYAVLRDPAAQSELVTATFANDGWEVPAMVAALRDAPDAFFDTVSQVRMPRWTRGRYALLGDAAHAPSFLTGQGSSLALVGAYMLAHALATHRDHTAAFAAYERGLRGFVEQNQALVGAGDAALFPTTAEALAKRNARLRSLTTLPPHTGRPAHTALTLPDPLPVANRNGCGS
- a CDS encoding MSCRAMM family protein, whose protein sequence is MDTVALQQLPDVEGAQFVASNGRSIFGRVCRDDGYPVPDAALTLIDQRGQQVSRAAADDDGNYAIEPPTPGGYVLIVSANRHQPAAVNVTVAEGGAHHVDVTLQGSGELSGVVRTAAREPVAEATITVTDLRGEVVGVAVSAADGGYACKGVLAGTYTLVAVAARMRPTATTLTVPDSGRLRFDVELAPMAMLWGTVRAGGRAVHDARITVLDWSGTIVGTAHTDEDGRYAVADLPEGEYTVEARGYPLVTGRVTITGSQVDHDVRLGFDIDEHAEMS